A region of Selenomonadales bacterium 4137-cl DNA encodes the following proteins:
- a CDS encoding DUF2892 domain-containing protein, whose amino-acid sequence MNLDWEKNLGTTDRIIRIAFGATLLALVMTKSVAGWWVTGAVVLAIFQFIEAFFAY is encoded by the coding sequence GTGAACCTTGACTGGGAAAAGAATCTAGGGACTACCGACAGGATAATCAGAATAGCTTTCGGGGCAACGCTACTGGCGCTAGTTATGACAAAAAGCGTAGCAGGCTGGTGGGTAACTGGCGCCGTAGTTTTGGCTATATTTCAGTTTATCGAGGCTTTTTTTGCATACTGA
- a CDS encoding DUF2680 domain-containing protein produces MKKVSMFAIVALLILSFTASAFAAPAPAPAQNNWYCPYYGQYYNNLTDQQKEQIATWHKQSIEQRKQMLQQQVQWGWITQAQADQQITWMEQGVANGTLACGMMGGHNMGGMMMGPGMMGMGMGMRCW; encoded by the coding sequence ATGAAGAAAGTATCCATGTTCGCTATCGTGGCTCTCTTGATCCTGTCCTTTACCGCTTCAGCCTTTGCCGCTCCGGCCCCCGCTCCCGCCCAGAATAACTGGTACTGCCCCTACTACGGCCAATACTACAACAACCTGACCGATCAACAGAAGGAACAGATCGCAACCTGGCATAAGCAATCAATCGAGCAAAGAAAGCAAATGCTGCAGCAGCAGGTTCAGTGGGGCTGGATAACCCAGGCCCAGGCTGACCAGCAGATTACCTGGATGGAGCAGGGCGTAGCGAACGGAACCCTGGCGTGCGGCATGATGGGCGGGCACAATATGGGTGGCATGATGATGGGGCCTGGCATGATGGGTATGGGCATGGGTATGCGCTGCTGGTAA